Below is a genomic region from Triticum dicoccoides isolate Atlit2015 ecotype Zavitan chromosome 5A, WEW_v2.0, whole genome shotgun sequence.
GTGGCAGCCCGCCACGGGCCGTCCGGAACGGGCTATAAATAGGGCCCTCCTACACTTGTCTCCCTCCCTTTTCCCTCTCCCGCCACTCGCACAGCACACTCCAGGTTACGCTGTGACGCTTCTGCCCCTGCCCACCCCTAGCGAACTGCTAGTGCACTGCCATGGCCCTCTCGGACGTCGACCACGACTTCGAGGCCTTCCTCGCCTTCCTCGCCTCCGGCCTGGACGCGCCGCCGACGCAGACGTCCCCCGTGCCGGCTCCTTCGTCGTCGCCGGATCTTCTTCCCATGCTCACGTCGTCGCCGGAGGAGGGCCTGCTGAGCCCCGCTGCCCCGTCGCCGCTGGAAGTACCCATGGCCACGTCGTCACCGTCGGAGGGCGGCCTGCTGACCCCAGGTGCGCTGTCGCCGGATCTTCCCATGACCACGTCGTCGCCGGAGGAGGGCACGTCGTCGGGATCGGCGGGGGCCGTTGCCGTCGCCGGGGACGACGGCGACAGGGAGCGGAGGCTCCGCCGCAAGGTGTCCAACCGCGAGTCGGCGCGCCGGTCGCGCGCGCGCAAGCAGCGGCACCTCGAGGAGCAGCGCGCCGCGGCCGCCACGCTCCGGGCCGGGAACCGGCACCTCGCCGAGAAGCTCCGGGTCGCCAGGGCGCGCGCGGGGCTCATCACGCTCGCCAACGCCCGCCTCCGCGCCCAGGGCCaggctctgggccagcgtctcgccGCAGCACGCCAGGCCCTCGCCCTCAGGCAGCTATACGCCGCCGCGTCGGCCTCCGGCGGCGCCCTGGACATGCAGGCGCTCGCCTCGCTGATCCGGTAGCGCATGGCACGGCGCGGGCGCACGAGAAGATGTTTTTTGACCTGCTGCAAGATTGAACGAACGAACGACGAACGTACGTACGACGGGCTGCTATTAATCACAACCCATAAGATGCTATTATGCATGATCCTTGATGATATATAAAAGCAAGAAATTATGGATGGAAAATGGTACCGAAATTAAAACGTACGTACTTGCTGCTTGATCGAACATCGCCGATTTCTGCGCTCCCTCCGATTGGAAATGGACGGCCAGGATCGATCCAGCGAGCATGAGATGCTTCGACTCCCTCCGCTGGATCTCAATTATTGTCTCTGTGATTTAGTAGCTAGTGCTTCAGCTTTGCTATCGATCTGTTGGCCGATTACTGGATGGATGTATCCATCGTCTCTCTTTGTGTCCTTCTTATTCCTCATGTTTGGCACCTGTCACCCTCATTCATGTCTCTCTAAATATAATTTCTTGCTCACCGGCCGAAAGTTGGTGGAAGAGTTGCACATATGCTTCTCCTCATTGTCTCATCATTCTTCTCCCCCTCCCTTCCCTTGTGTGTGTGCGAAAGAAAGTGTGTGTGTATATGTATGAAAGCGATGCGCCATATATTAATTTTGTTGAGTATCGGTTGATTCTCCTATGGGTACATACGCCCGTGGCGGCTTTATATATGCTCATCTATATGTCTGTttctagtggtggtggtggcgagTCGTCGTCGAAAGCAAAGACCGCGAGGTAGTCATTGCGGTTCACATCTCCTTTTTTGGGGGAAATCATTTTACGTCTCTAGTGTCTTTGACGAACCACTGTCTCTTTTGTGTTGCTTTTTCCAAGCTGACTCTTTCATTGATGGCACTTTCGCCACTCTTTTTGCGAAGAACGTTGTGGAATGATGCATGATGTGAAACAGTAATTACACCAGCCATAAGAAAAACCTCTACGAaagtcttttttttttgagaaattggTAATTTACGTATCTCTAATGCCTTTACCAACCGCCATCTCTTTTGTGTGTGTTTTCTGAGCTGATTCCATTGGTGGAATTTTCACCACCTTTTCCGGGGCGTCACCCATAAGAAAAACCTATTGCAGTTGGTTATTATTCTTACAATTGCTATTTGAAAGTTTCCTGGAAATGATTCTAGCGTCAATAGATTTTTGGAGAGATGAAGGTGAGGGGCAGAGCACCGAGCCGCATACAAGGAGGTCACGACGTACCTGGTGAGGGATAACCAAGAACGAGCCGAGCCAGCAACAACGCAACTAGCCGTGATATCGCGGGTGGAGGCGACGCAGAGGTTTGACGGTTCGGGGTTCAGGGTGGGCTACTGAGGGATGGGGAAGTTAGGAGGGTGGTCGGGACGGCGATGAGCCAATGACATCACAGAGGGGGCAACTTGGGCAAGGTTGTGTGGCGAGATGGCACGAGGCATCGACGGCTGAGCACTAGTGTCTAGGGCCGGGGGTTAGGCAGGTGCTGGAGGGTGCTTGACacggggaagaagaagaaaagcacaCAAGCTCAAAATCGACTGCCAGTTCAACAAAATTCAGGTAACTTCTATATAGTTGCCCTCTTTTTATCATGATTTTCAATAACCGAAAGTTGGTGGAGGAATTGCATATATGCCTGCCCTAATTGTNNNNNNNNNNNNNNNNNNNNNNNNNNNNNNNNNNNNNNNNNNNNNNNNNNNNNNNNNNNNNNNNNNNNNNNNNNNNNNNNNNNNNNNNNNNNNNNNNNNNNNNNNNNNNNNNNNNNNNNNNNNNNNNNNNNNNNNNNNNNNNNNNNNNNNNNNNNNNNNNNNNNNNNNNNNNGATATTGAGTGATAGAGAAAGCGTGTATGTGAAAGCGATGCACCATAATTATGTCGAGTGTCGACACTTCCTCCCATACATACACCCCATGGCAGCTCTATATATACACATGTTTGTCATTTTTTTTATGTTGGTGAAAGCGCACGCGTGCACACACTCATCTCTATGAATGCACAGCGAGTCATTGTCGAGACATCatcaagagaaaagaaaaaaaaggccgagGTAACCACATGCTGGTTTACGTCTCTCCAGTGCCTTTACGAATCATGGTCTCTTTCGTGTTATTTCTCCGAGCTCATTTTGCTTATGGCACTTTCACcgcattttctgagaaagaacattGTAGTTGTGTACCTTTTTTTCACTTCTTTTTTTGCGAATGGTTGTATAGCTTTATTGACAGTGAAATAGTAATTACCACGTCCACAAGAAACGTAAAGAAACAAATTAATAAAATTCAACTAACCCTGTCCCCATCGACGAATTTTGTGCTGAGAGAAAAGGCCTTCTTGCAGGGCTTCTCTCTTCGGCCCACAAACGAACTCATCCAGTAAGGCCTTGGAGGTCTATACGCGGTCCAGGTTACTGATGATGTGTGGGTGCTCTTGTTCACTTTCTCAAAAACAAATAGGTACTCTTGTTCAcagtttatttttttaatttttttaggaTATTCTTCACAGTTTATGGCAAGCTGCACTTTTAACACGAGAATTAGTCTGAAAAACTAATAGAATTTAATGAATATTTGTTCAAGGCTGAGAAATTTAACACCGAGAGAGCCCTGCATTTTTGTTAACACACGAGAGAATTACTCCCCTGTAAAAACTCAATAAGATCACACACTTTGCGCGCCAAGCAGACACCAAGGCTGCACAAGAGATTAACTCTGTAAATCGAACTATGTATATGTTAGCTCAACTTATGAACAGAGAAGGTGGTAACAGAAATGCAGGTGTCAAGTGCGTGTGAAGTAAAAATATTTGGAGAAACGGTTTTGCTAATTATCAGGCACCTAATTTTTTTTGCTGCGTCAGTtacctcttccttccttcttccttgtacgtcgccggagaagaagcaaccttgctggagaagaaccagccccaccatctATCTTAGGAGAAGCCCCAACCCCAGTATCTATCTTAGTCGTCGAGGAGTGTAGGGGATCGCCGAAGCTGTTCATGGGTGATGCAGGGGCTAGAGGGATAGTCGGGGCGGTGGCTAGCAACAACGGTGGGGGGAGGTTGAGGGGAGGGTGGGGCGGTGAGACGGTGCGTGGCAGTGCCCGCCggccgcgaggggtggaggcaggcgGATGGGGTGGGGTAGGCTGGCGGCTGCAGAAAAGAGCCGGATCAGATCGTGGGGGGAAGAAGGTTGGGAGGTGAAAGACGACGTGTGAGCCGTTTGATGAAGACCCGATGGACAGGAAAGAAGTGACTGACCCTCGATGTATTTTTAGGTACCTGACTTTCAGTCGGTCCTTGGAGAAAATATATATGTGCAGTAGTCTTTTTTAAAAAGACAAGGAAAAGATCATtccctatgcatgcatgcatgcatgcgattgaGCTGGCCATCCCAGATCTGGCAGTAGCCGAACAGCAGCTGTGGCCTGTGGTCTGTGGATGCAGGAGACAATCAATCACAAGCTGCTGATGGCAAACAAAGCTGAGTGCAAAgacaagaaaagaaaatgaaatgagTTGATGGTGAGGAGACAATGCCCTGCAGCAGCAAACCAAGTGCATGCAACATACTACTAGTACTATTTACCTTTGGGAATTTCATTTCTTGGTCATTTCTTGCTCTGAAACTGTGAAACATGAGGCCACCGCCCAGAGTTTTTCGACCCAAAAGTTGGCCTGGCACCTGTAACCTGCTGAGAGCTTTTCACCAGCATTTTGGAGTCTGAACATCGGCAGCACTAGTTGCCAGCAGTCACACGCTTTAGAGTGACAAAGCAGGCAGTGTGCGTaggtgttttttctttctttctacgAGAACAGCAGGAGCTCTGCCTTTGCATTATAGTGAGGGGAAAAGGTACAAAGTACAAGGGCGAGCTGCTAAACACCTCGAGCAGAAGAATAACCACCAGCTAATACACTTGCACACCGCTAAGAACAGTACAAAAACTCCTGAAAGGCTTACACTACCCCCAGGCCATCGGAGCACACACTCGCTTCCAAATGACAATCCTTTTCCCTCCTACTGAGTCGAGCCAGTGTAGGTGAGGCATACACTATACGTGCAATAATAGTGTGAGTGTGCTAGAGCTAACTGCAAAAGGACCGAGACTTAACATATATAGTACTCCCTCGGTCCAACAATATAAGACCCTTTTTTGTAACCTGTGTTAGCTTTCAAACGTGTCTTATATtacatgggacggagggagtatataaggagaaaaaggaaaaactaaaaataaattttttgcacagatcttcatgcgagATCAAACCAATATAGTATCAACCGAtacataagagcaactccaacgcaagGACCCAAACGGACACCGATTTTGTCCGTTTCGTGTCCGTTTGGGTCACCTGTCCGCCTAGCGGACATGGGGCGGACAAACCTTGTATCCAACGGGCGGCACAAAAACAGACCCAAACTCCCCACGCCTCccgccccttcctctctccctcgcgcCGCCCGTCCCCTTCTCGTCGCGGCGCCTGTCCTATCTCCCTAACGCCGCCCCTTCTCTCTCCCTcgcgccgcccctcctctcctcctcgcgGATCCCCTCCCACGCGAGATTTTTCTCTGCTCGCACCTCTGCTGTAGGGGCGTGGAGGAGCAGCCGAGCGCGCAGTGGCGACCTGCTCCGGTGGCCTCGCGGCGGCGTGGAGGAGCGGCCGAGCGCGCGTCGGCGACCTACGCCGATGGCCTCGCTGCGGCGCGGAGGAGCGGCCGAGCGCGCGTCGGCGACCTACGCCGATGGCCTCGCTGCGGCGCGGAGGAGCGGCCGAGCGCGTGTCGGCAACTTGCGCCGGTGGCCTCGCTGCGGGCGTTGCAGTCGCTGACATATGGGACCAGGGACGGACACAAGCAGGCGACAGCGGTGGACGAGAGCGTTCGCTTCCGTCCGCTTCGTACTCGTTTGTTCCCAGATTTGGGTCAGGTTTGGATCGGGGACGGACAGCAGGCGGATACGGACATTCGTTTGGGTCGCCCCGTTGGCCATTTCTGTCTGGATGACCCAAACAGACAAAATGGGTCCTCCCTTTGGAGTTGCTCTAACCGAACTGAAAAGACAGTCCACAGGCAAACAGCgcgccaaaactttttcaaaagatAAAATGCACATGTGCGCTGTGGCACCTCGTTTCCTTGGCTGACTGTTTCGGGCAGCTCAGCTGCCACTGCACTGCACAACAGAAAGGAAAGGAGGGACATGCAGTGCAGCGACCCATTACTGCCAGTACAGATTTGAGTACACGATGCTGATTTTCTCAGTTTCTGACAATTAGACAGGCGGCAGTCCCCTCCTCCTCATGAATGAACGAGTGAGTGAGTGATTGAGTCTGAACATGCATGACAATTAATAGGAACGACATGGTTTTGATTTTGAATCTCTGCCCTGCCCTCCTAAGGTTGCATTGCATTGCCTGCTACTCTGTGCAAAGCTTGCAAGAAGCGTACCTGCATGAATGCATCAATCACAGGCTGccgagaagagcagcagcagctgtTGCGGCCTGTGGCAATGTCCGGAGGAAAGATGCATGCATGCGTGAACTGATGACGATGACGGGGAGAACATGCACTGCAGCAGCAAATCGTTCTAACTCATTTTACCTCTGAGACATCCATTTGGTCATTTTGACTCATTTCTTGCCCTCGAACATGAGAAAGACCGCCGCACCGAGTTTCCACAAGAATTGGCTTGATCAATGCACAATTGTATTGTGAGTGTCCAAGAGCTAGCAATTGAGAAGAAATGAGTAATAGTGAATTTTTGAAAACTACAAACAGAGTGCCAACACATTTCCAAAAGATAGAATGCAGATGTCTGAGAGCATCAACAACCGGGCTCCCACTCATCCAACAGAGAGGCGTCGACAACAGGAAGGCACCCGGTGGCGCCAGTGGAGCAGAGGGACTTTTTACTGCTAAAAACCTCTGTTACTCACTGTGAAACATGCATGCATGATTAAAACATGGCTTGAAGCTGAttctctggacgatgcatgcacgtACCACCTTTGATAATCTCAGCGCTGGAaagggtgcatgcatgcatgcttgagTCTGCATGCAGTGCAGGGCCATGGAGCCCATCCGCTGCAGGCCTTTCGCTGCATGAGTGAGCGAGGGAGTGTGAATAGGCATGACGATTTGAGTGGAGTGGAGTGATTAGGATTTCGTCCGGCGAACCAGCGAGGGCCGGGTTTGACGTGTCCGAGACGTTCAGAAGCTTTCATATGCGTCTCATATTTAGGTTGGATATGAAGAATGCACGTCACACCGGACGTTTGAGGTCATTTGAGTCGCCCGTTTCGATCGAAATTTTGTGACCGGACAGGACGGTTACCGGACCGTCCGCCCTACCGTTTAAGCCGAGTTTGATGTGCTTGGTTGTAGATgtagtaagggcatgtacaatgatgctatcttaggagtgccacgtaggataaatgatgaagtggaggagagagaactcataagagaagacttgtcttctcttatttaaaataaaacaagagatgatctcttagcacaatatgtctcaccatatttttaggaattgctagttattgaatataaggctaagagatgacccattgtagacatttttctttgtcatctccaaattacatgcaaaacttaagatacaaattatcttatcaaccattgtacatgccctaagctaCCAACAAAAACTGCATTTTGTTTTAGACAACTAGCTGCAAGAGCCTACAGACAAACGTACTTATCGTACACCAGCTAGCTCCTGTAGCTCTGCAATTTTTCCTTCATTCACCTCACCTTTGTTGGAGGCTTCTGCTTGTCCCTGTCTGGCTGTCTGTGCAGTGCAAGCCCAGGCATCTCCGAGCCTGAACCTGAAggtcaaagtaaatagcaaaacacatGCCTGAATCCATGGCGGCCTTGCTCGCTCATCTTCACACATGAATCATTTTAAAAGTGCCACCTTGCCACCCTTTGAGCAAACAACATCGCCATCAGATAAAAAACCTTCCTTTGTTGTTTTATTTACCATCCATCTTCCCGCCATTTCAGCAGATTGCACCACGCGCGCATGACTCCTCCACCTTTCCACCACTCCTCAGCGACCACCTACCAATACCAAGAGAGTGGACCTTCTTTACTGTCCACAACAGGAAGAAAGGAGAGGACCCCTCTCTCTGTCTCTAGAACACACACTTTTTGTCAGTGAGCCCCCTGCCACAGTGTAATTGTAGCAGTGGTGCCCTACCATTGCTTTGCTTTTCAGCAAgtagaaggagaggaggaggagacatGTCGACCTTTGCATCAGGATCAGTCGCCGTCCACAGCCCCGCCATGTTGATCGATTGTGCTTCATGAGAGGTAGAGCTCGGCCGCTAGAAGTTCGCCTGACGCTCGCAGTAGCACAGAGTCCCACACCACTCTGCTCTTCGGCTTCTGGTAGTTGCTTGGAAGCTGGTTGACCAGAGCCGCCGTGGATGGCCGGCGGCGTTAGGAGGCTCTCGGAGGTGCTGCGGGAGCAGCAGGAGCCGTTCCTCCTTCAGGGAGAGCCCTGCTGCTCCGTCAACAACAAGGGCGTCAGGGCTTCGTGGGGCCGGGCCGTGAGGAGGGCGGTGCCGCGGTGGCGGTCTGACGGCCTCGCCGTCGGCTGCTTCCCCTGCGCCGCCCGCAAGCGCGAGAGCTTCCGCCCGCTgtcgcgcgccggccacgcgcacTGCGACGACGACGCGAGGCGGCTCAGCCCGGTGTCCGTCCTGGACGTGCTGCGGTGctccgacgacgaggaggaagcGTCGTCGTCGCCCACGCTCAGCGACTGTAAGCACTACACTGGTCTGCTTCTGGCTTCACGGTTCCAAGGAGAATTCTCCTCTGTCAGCACAGTCATGCCCACAAATAATTCACCTTCGTTTCATGCTCTGCTTCTTGATAAATGATAAatacaggggaggaggaggaggacgacaagCCATCGTCGACGGCAGGCAGCTCGCCGCCACCCGACAAGAAGGAGGAGTCGGAGGAGGAGTGGAGGAAGGTGGTCTCGTCGTGGGAGAGGGTCGCGGGGGACATCGCAAGGGTCCCCGTGCTTGCGCAGCTGGACCTGTTGAGCTCCATGTCGGCGAGGGAGTGGGAGTGGCACGGGGAGGCGGAGGCAGAGCGGGTGGGCGCGAGCGTGGAGGCCATCATCTTCGAGGAGATGAGCGCGGATGCCGTGCGCGACATGGTCGACCTGTAGCGGATCGGAGTGCTCCTTGTCCAAGCGAGACTCTGCAGCTGGCTGAGTGACGGacgatgcttcggtgccttaagccaCCTATCTTTGATCTTTACATTTTCTACTAAATACAGTTTAGACATGTTAGATGCTCAAGCAATGTTCAAAATATCATCCGATTCACTGATGTACCGGCCGATTCATCACTTATAGATGGGTGGGTGGCCATTAAGATTATATCTTATCTTTGCTATTTATTATTTGAGCCGATTTATCGCTCTGACAAACGATTAATCAGAAATCTAGCGATTAATAGTGCTAGACCCAGATGGTCAAAACCCAAAACAAGGCTTCCCCTTCAGCCTGCACATCACACTTCATCTCCTATTCGATAAGGCATGTGTTGTAGTATTGTCCTGCTTTGTTTATCCTTGACTCGTTGTTTGATATGTAATATGTACTTCCTCTGTACCACAATACTTGtgatacagagggagtagttatGTATTGACATGGTGTTGCACTATTTAAAGGCTTTGAACACAATAATGTTTGCTTCTATTTTTAGCTTTCAGTGCTTGGAACCTAGAATTATTAATATTTGACTGATATAAATGATTAATTGACTGATTTCCGATTAATCTCTTATCCTCAATCAACCGAAACGCTAAAAAAATGATATCCTCACCATTGCTTGCAAGTATGAACTGAAATTGGTTAATGTCCTACACGCACTAGTGCACCACCGGGGCCACTAGCAAATGTACCACAAGACTGATTTCAGAACTCTATATACGCATGACAAAATATCATCAAGCACCACTCAGTACATTGGACACAGTTTAAGAATTACAACTGGATTATTAAATGTGAGAGGGAGAACGACTAATCAACCCACACACGCGTAGGCTGTGTTTATTCAATGTGACGACAGCCACACTACTCTGGCTCCACCAACGAAACAAAAACCCTAATTATGTGAAAACTATGAAAAGAAATGGGAGGTGCGAATAATAAGCATGGCAGAGGTCGTGCCTTCACCGACGTTCAACAAGGGAAATTGTCTTCTCCGGGTCGCCTTCTCTCTCGCGCGCACGCGGTTGGGAACGAAGCACTTCGGTTGGGCCCTAGGGCTTTTACCCGCCTACTAGTCTTTATTTTATTCGGAGGCAAACCCACCTACTAGTTGTATTGTTTTTTTTTGGATCGTTGTTTGTTTGTTGACACCTTAACTCTTACCAGGCCCTTTCCGTACGGGCCATGACACATTAGAGCGGGTTTTCTTTTCAATTTAtggactttttttcttttttcttttggtaTTTTTTCTCGTTTTTGGTTCCTTATTTTTTGGCTTCCCTGTTCGTtcttatatttttatttttatttttcctttagatTTTCCTTTTTCCCACTTTCTTTTTGTTTTTAATCTACAAAAATAAATACAACTTATTTGATACATATATATTACCCTATATTTATTTATATTTAGGTTTTTCTCTACCTTATTAAAAAAGTTAAATCAGTACGAAGATTTTTTGAAAAGCACTCAATATTTTTTCCATCAACATGTCAGAAATTTTAGTAATGTTGTTCAATTAAATAATCCCATTTTCTATTaaaattttatttcattttatttaTTCCTTGTTTCTTTGCTTTCAATTTTTAACTTATGTTTTTGAGAACCTTTATACTGCATTAAAAAAAGATTGTCACGTATTTCAAATATTTTTATCCCATACTTTCTAAAAATGCAAAACAATTGATCAGGAAAATGTTAACTATGTATTCTAAAATATCTCTGCATTCAAAAAAAATCCGTCATGTATATTGAACATGTGCAACATGTGTTCAGCACATTTAAGAGAATGTGTTATCTATTTCAATAAAAAAATCATTGTGTCTAAAAATGCTCATTATACGATGAAAATTTTATGAAATACTCGATAAACAATATTTTAGTTCTTGTTGGAAAATTTTCAATACACGATGGAATTATTTTAATACAGGATTAACATTTTGTAAAAGATATGTTGGTCATTTTTCATGCACAATGGACATTTTTTAATACACGGTGAATATATTGATAATACTCAATGACCATTTGAAAAACATGATATTTTTATGTAATTATCATATACAATATTTATTTctaaattatttttaaaattttaaatatACATAAATGAAGAAAATAAAATTGTAAAAAGTGCAAAACAATAAAAAAAAACTAGCACAACCATACATGAACTGCATCATCTAGCGACATGAATTTGTAATGGGCCAGCCCACAACACATGAGCGTGAATGAGCACCCTTTTTCTCGCTATGATGATTTGAGGTATAGGGGCCTCGGCAGTCATCTATGAAGGCCGATCTGACCCTACCATCCTTGAGGCTCAGGCTTGTAGTGAGGCTCTCTCACTTACAGCAGATTTACATAGTCAATCCTTTTGTGTTGCATCTGATTGTCTGAAAGTGGTGTCGAATATACAAGTTGAAGCTCCTTGCAACTATCATTCCATCTTGCAAGACATCAAACATCAACGGCGGCAATTCCAGGATGTAGAGTTTATACATGAAAATAGAAAGCACAATGGAGAAGCCCATGCCTTAGCGAAGGCTGCGGCTTCTCTAAGTCCCGGGCGCCACGTGTGGCTTAGCATCTTGCCCGAAATTATCTGTATCCCTATGTTTTTGAACTTCTAATAAAGGATACAGCAGCTCAAAAAAAATGACATCGGAGAGCAACTACTTAACGAGCGCtctttcgggagcctcgcaacgatcaacgCCACTTGGCGtgttctcagccattcgccacgtgtcgcgctctgggcgctccctcctgattttttttatttttccgcacgcgttttcagCTTTTTAAACGGGGTTTTCCCGGGTTTTTTTGACGTTCTGGTTTTCCACCAGTTTCCTCAGCTTTTcaataaaaaaaattgaatttttttgcgcgaaaaaacgcattttctttcctttttttcctttgcgagagtcatggttttgcttccgcgagaggcaagaTTTTGCTTTCGCGAGTGTCACGGCCGTGTctctcgaaaacggaaaaaacacgttttctatttttttttcttttcgcaagagtcacggttctgcttccgcgagagtcacgggtgtgctttcgcgagagtcatggtcgtgcctctcggaaacggaaaaaaacgcgtttttgttttttttctttcgcgagagtcacggttttgcttccgcgagaggcatggttgtgctttcgtgagagtcacggccatgcctctcggaaagggaaaaacgcgttttcaatttttttttctttcacaagtcacggttttgcttccgcaaaaggcacggttgtgcttccacgagagtcacggccgtgcctcctcggaaatggGAAAAAACacgtttctcttttttttccttccgcgagagtcacgattttgcttccgcgagaggcacggttgtgatgtcgtgagaggcacgggcgtgccttttTCGAAATGGGAAAAAACCCGtggtcccggttcggttttttcgtccggtttttttcatgaaaaaaagttcgccaaaatctatcaacatgagatctaatGTTGAAGATCTTGACGTAAGGAATCCAACGGTAAAAGCGGTTagagatttggatgcacggtt
It encodes:
- the LOC119298783 gene encoding ocs element-binding factor 1-like, producing MALSDVDHDFEAFLAFLASGLDAPPTQTSPVPAPSSSPDLLPMLTSSPEEGLLSPAAPSPLEVPMATSSPSEGGLLTPGALSPDLPMTTSSPEEGTSSGSAGAVAVAGDDGDRERRLRRKVSNRESARRSRARKQRHLEEQRAAAATLRAGNRHLAEKLRVARARAGLITLANARLRAQGQALGQRLAAARQALALRQLYAAASASGGALDMQALASLIR
- the LOC119298784 gene encoding uncharacterized protein LOC119298784 isoform X2 — translated: MAGGVRRLSEVLREQQEPFLLQGEPCCSVNNKGVRASWGRAVRRAVPRWRSDGLAVGCFPCAARKRESFRPLSRAGHAHCDDDARRLSPVSVLDVLRCSDDEEEASSSPTLSDWEEEEDDKPSSTAGSSPPPDKKEESEEEWRKVVSSWERVAGDIARVPVLAQLDLLSSMSAREWEWHGEAEAERVGASVEAIIFEEMSADAVRDMVDL
- the LOC119298784 gene encoding uncharacterized protein LOC119298784 isoform X1, giving the protein MAGGVRRLSEVLREQQEPFLLQGEPCCSVNNKGVRASWGRAVRRAVPRWRSDGLAVGCFPCAARKRESFRPLSRAGHAHCDDDARRLSPVSVLDVLRCSDDEEEASSSPTLSDCKHYTGEEEEDDKPSSTAGSSPPPDKKEESEEEWRKVVSSWERVAGDIARVPVLAQLDLLSSMSAREWEWHGEAEAERVGASVEAIIFEEMSADAVRDMVDL